CGGCAATGGCGGACTGCGACTCCGTCAGCCTCACGCGGGTGAAGCCGGCGGTCAGGTGCGCAGAGCGGCCAGCGCCGTCGGCGACCAACTGCAACAGGATTGAGTGCGAGGTAGAAGAGGAAGCAGCAGTCATGTCTGTACGTGCTCCGCCTCCGTCCGAGAGTCGCGGAGACGACGGAGACCGCGATGCCAAAGCGTTTTCGCGCGCGTATATATGCGCGTCAAAGAGGTAGAATTTGCTAAGTTCCCAAAAATACCAAGTTGGTTGCCAAACTATTAAAGgctatttttttcttattttgccAAATTTTCTAGGATGCCAACATCATttagcaaactcttggagatgcacTGCTCATTCATTTGATGTTTTGCGATGCGTGACGTTGGTAACCGATAAGCAAAGAGTCGCTAGTAGTGTTCAAACTATTAACTGGATCATGTTTTGCAAAAGATTGACCGTTGACGTCGATTGATTCTCAACTGTCCTTCGGAAGCAGCCTTAAGCCCGGTTTAGTtcttaaaaaaatttctaagtATTTGTCATATTAAATTTTTGAACATATGTATGGAACacaaaatatagttaaaaaataactaatgatacagtctaactgattagcacaaacaaattttttaaacttaattagtttataattaaatattaattattaaataacaatAAAAATATTAGAGtgttaaaatttaaaaaatttcgCAAACTAAAGCCTTAGCAGAGTACCGTGCCCCAGccagggttttaaaatccgaccggaccggcctaaccgccgctctccggtaccggtttaccggaccggttaggccggtaaccggtggaaaccggttgaattcaaatccaaattcaaataaattcaaaaactcccatgcaaccggttccgaccggtttaccggccggtttgaccggtttgaaattcaaaagctcccgtgtaaccggtttaccggccggtttgaccggtttaccgatcggtttaccggccggtttgactggtttgatcggtgggccttcatgggccggcccgttttttttctttttcttttttgatttaactttaaattcccacaaactatactaaatgaatgaatttttgaaaaatttgacacaattagattcatcacacattgaagtatttttaggaatttttcattttttaaattcaaatttaaaatttgaattttggtcgggtaccggccgaaaccggaaccggaccggaccggtttgaccggtaaccggtcaaaccggaccggttcccaccggttaggttaaccttggcCCCAGCCCAAGTGGCGGGTTGGTGGGCTGATTCTGTGGTGGGAGGATCTGATTCGTGACTGTCCAGCTGGCTTGGCGTGTGATGATTGAGCATGGGCATCTctaaggggttgtttggttccggGGACTTTTTTAAGTCCttggaactttttagtatttagaagtattaaataaatattaattataaaacgaactgcagaaccctggggctaaactgcgagacgaatctaatgaggtatcgtaatctatgattagcaaatggttactgtagcatcactgtagcaaattatgaattaattaggctcattagattcgtctcgcgaaaaagcactcagctgtcaaaaaatatttataaacaaattttatttaatactataaaatagtaagattccttttgatatgatagggacttctgaaaaaatttctggagccaaacaaggcctaagATTACATTCATGACTGTCCAAGTATGTGAAGTTCTCTGTGACACGTGCCTAATCGTTGAGAGAGAGGGTCGCCCTTCAAGTTCAACTAGCATCTAGGAAAAGAAAACGGAAAAAAGAAAGCCTTTTCTTATATTAAAAAAAGAAGATCATTCAGTCATCTTCATTTCTACCCACTCCAAAATGGTTGTTGCAGTCAGCCCATCGCTCTCCGCTCCTCTCCTTCCCCCCACTCGCAACGGCTCACGGCCCGAGCTCCAGCCCACATATCTCTCGCGGGCGGTCGGATGTGCCCAGAAACTGAATTTGTCTTTGGAATTTTTCATGAACGTGTCCCACCATAGAACAGTTGTTCTGTCCATTGGATTCAGTATTTTGACTTGCAGAAAAAATTGTGAGATCTGAAAATCTCATCCAAGATTCATAAATTTGTTAAACTTCGAATCCTGAGATATCTTGACAGTTATTTCTACACAAGTTAATGTATTTTACTTGAGGTTGTGTGACTCCTGTCCCTGACAGGAGCAGAGGAAGCGGCGCCGTTGGGTTAAAACGCGCGGGGCACATCTCCTCCCCATGGAAGCGCAGTATCCTCCGTGCCCGGTCCCTCGGTGGTTGAGCCTCAGGAGCCGGTTCGTCCCCCTGCGCGTCGCGTGAACGTCGGGTGACGACGATGGAGCGCGCGCCGGGGCAGATAGCCGTGGCCATCTGGTTTGGCGCGACGGAGTGATCCCGACGGTTGCGGCAGCCGCGCGGTCGTCGGTCATCGCTCTCTAGCCCCCTGCCCGCCCCTGCCGTCGACCGCCTCTTCTagctccggcggcggagagccctccaccaccgccacgcTAATCAATCTCGCCGCCGTACTATCCGTccaccgcccccgccgccttctctcgcccccgccgccggccaccgtccACCGGTTGTCCGGCCCCGGCTGGCtggcggcgctctcgcgccgcctcgccctccgccggccgaaccggcgccgccgccgccacaggcgGCCCCCTCCTCTTCTATAGCCGGAGGCCATGGAGCCGCTCCGGACCCCAGCAATCCCGGATCttaaggccgccgccgccctccaccacccggCCGTCGGCGACCTCCGCCCACCAACCACCCCTCCCTGGCCAACCCTCCCTTTCCCCAAGCTCGCAacccccgccggcggccactcccccctcccctgctcgagGAAGACGATGAGCAGTAGCGGCCGGCGCTTCTGCAATGGGTTGAAACGTTTCGCATATGCGATAAATAGAAACGGCGCGGTCGTCGGCGTCGCTTCTGGTGGCTGGTGGCTTCTGGCCGACGGAGTGACTCACGCAGCGGCACCTGCATAACTGATCTCGCACCTGGTGGCTGTACGCCTTGGCCGATTTTTGCCGAGAGGCGCACGAACCCCACagcccctcgccggcggcaagcCGGCGACGAGCAGCACCGATGCAAATGGCCACGTGCCTGCTCATatgcaacattttttttgtaCGGCGAGCCGTCGAAGGTCGAACACTTCCGGCGAACAATCGGGCAGCTGTGATACATTGGACGGCAAGATGCTACGATGCTACTGCTAGCTACTCCAAGTACCGACACCTGACCTGACACGCAATGCAAGGTGTGTCACTCGTCGCCGGATAGTATCGGACGATgcggccgctaggctacggAGATATTTTTACAGGAGCTTATCCGCGGGCCCGGAAGTCCAGAACTATACCTTGCTTGGTGTCGTTGCGTTTGCTTGTGCGCCTGCCTACcaccactagacctgctccgaTTGCTCTGCTCGCCCCATCAAGCGATGACCACGGCGATGGTGTCGCCATCCGGGCGCCGCCGGCTCTGACCCGCGGCGCCGGCCTTGGCGGCCGCGGGCCTGCCGGCGTCCATCACGGGGCGGCGGCACGTCGGGCAGGAGCCGCGGGACAGCAGCCAGGCGTCCACGCAGGGGACGTGGAACCCGTGCCCGCACCGCGGGAGCACGCGCACCTTCTCGCCGTCCGCGAACTCGCCCAGGCAGATGGCGCACACATCCTCCTCCCCTGGAGCACCGGCGACCTCGCCTCcctccaagccgccgccgccgccgccgtacacCTCCACGGGGATGCTTCGCAGCGCGCGCCTCTTGATCCCGCGGACGCAGGACGCGCCGCCCGACGCCGATGGCGCCCCCTCGCGgccgcctccgcggcctccGGCGTCCCCGGCCGCGCCCCGGCCCCCGCACCGGAGCGCGCACCGCGCCAGCGAGTTGAGACCGATGGCGAACAGCAGCGCGAAGAAGAGCGCCGCCAGGATGATCACCATGTTGGTGTCGAAGCTCGCGTCGCCAGgccccgtcgccgccggtgccgttcgcggcccgccccgccgcggccgctgcggGCGCGCTCGCCTCCGAGTCCCGACGGTCCATGGCACCAGCCGCTCACTCTGTCTCCCgagcacgcacgcacgcgcgctATCACCGCACGCGGGCACGAGTGCTCCTCCCCTCCCGGCCGTGGCGGGAAGCAAGCGGGCGAATAAGAGGGTGGGGGCGATCGCGTTGCAGGTTTCCGGGGGGGTGTTGCTGCGCGAGAGTGCGCCGGAGGAAGCCCGCTGTCATGAGCCTGGGTAACTGGAGAAGAGATCAGAGGGAAACGGCTAGCAGATTTGGGGTCAGGGAAGAACAAGCAGGGAGAACGAGACAGAGGAAGACGAAACAGAGACGCACAGGAattgttctttttttcttcgTTGCCCCTTCCCGTTCACAGATCGGGTATTAATATGCACGGTCACAGGCCGACCGGCTGGCCCAAACTATAACGGGCTCACATCCAGAtaccggcccaaggcccacaGACTACTCCAGCAATGTATTATACTTCCTGACATTCCCCCTCTCTTAACATGGTCGAAGGCATTTGAGACCACTGAACCTTGACGCAAGGAGCAACCGCGCCGGCATGAGCAACCATTTTCCGGTCCAACAACATCACTGGAAGAATGTCTAGGGAAGAGTCAGTAGGAATCACACTGAGGTCTGAACTGACCTGCGTTGCTGGCGGAACGTGCTTCTTGAGCTGCGACACATGAATAACAGGATGAATCTTGCTGTGAGGTGGAAGATTCAATTTGTAAGCAACCTTCCCAACCCTGGCCAGAATTTTGAATGGTCCAAAGAAGCGATAAGCCAACTTCTGGTTACCGCGAGGGGCCACTGAGGATTGTATATATGGTTGCAACTTCAGATATACCAGATCACCAACAGCAAATTCTCTCTCTGAACGATTATTATCAGCGTGATGCTTCATACGTTGTTGTGCTCGCAGCAACTGTTGATGTATGAGTTTGGACAGCAGCTCACGTTCTTGCAGCCAGTCCAACCATTTCTTGGGGGCAAGCATTCACCAAACAGCGAAGGAAGTTTTCCACACATTGGTTCAACCGTTCCATTTGGCCGTCGGTTTGAGGGTGATAAGAGGAACTCATCAACAACTTTGTATCAAACAACCGAAACAACTCTTGCCAAACTTTGCTTGTGAAGACTCTGTCTCTGTCAGTGATAATAGCTGTGGGCAAACCATGCAGTCTGTATATATGATTCAAAAACAGTTGAGCCACTTGTAGAGCAGTGAATGGATGGGACATTGGCAAGAAGTGAGCATACTTTGAGAACTTGTCAATAACCACCATAATAACTGATTTGCCTTGGGAGAGAGGGAGCCCTTCTATGAAATCCATACTCACCATTGTCCAAAACTCAGTAGGAACTGGCAGGGGCTGCAAGAGTCCAGGTGATCGAACATGTTCCACCTTATCCTGTTGACAAACTGAGCAAGCCTCCACATAGTGCTTCACGGAATCTTTTAACTTAGGCCAAGCAAACAGTTGCTTAATGCGATGGTAAGTTGCAGTGCACCCAGAGTGGCCACCAATACCACTGTCATGAAGGGCTTGGAGAATGTGAGACTGAGCCAACTGATTGTTGCCCACCCAAACTCTGCCTTTATAACGCAGGACACCATTGCTGAGGTGAAATCCTTTATCATTTTCAGGAGTTAAGGACAACTCAGTTAGCAATTGCTTTGTACAAGCATCCTCTTCATACACTTTCCTGAGTTGCTCTATCCAAGCAGGAGAGCATTGTGAAATTGCCATCAGAACAGAAACTGGTCTTCTAGATAAGGAATCAACAGCAGCATTGTTAATGCCCTTTTTGTATTGGATAGAGTAGTCCAAATCCATCAGCTTTAAGCAGGGCTTTTTGTTGAATTTTGGTGTGGATTGATTGCTCATTCAGATGTAGCAAGCTTTTATGATCAGTGCGAATCACAAAGGGTTTAGCTTGCAGGTAAGGGTGCCACTTATCCACAGCCAACAGGATAGCCAAACATTCATTCTCATAGGTGGACAAAGCAGCATTTCTAGGACTTAATGATTGGCTTAAAAAGGCAATGGGGTGGTTATCTTGCATCAACACCGCACCTAGCCCCACATCACTAGCATCTGTTTCCAGAGTAAAAGACTTCTGAAATTGAGGTAATGCAAGTACTGGAGCTGACACTAATGCTGCCTTTAATGTACCAAAGGCTTCCTGTGTGACTGAAGACCAGACAAATGGTGTTCCTTTCTTTAAGAGCATAGTTAATGGTCTGCTGATGAGACTGTAATGCTTGATGAATCGCCTATAATATCCAGTGAGACCTAAAAAGCTTCTAACCTCTTTGACAGTGGTTGGTATTGGCCAATCCTGGACTGCCCTAATCTTGAGTGGATCAGTAGAGACCCCCTTGCTGGATATCACATGTCCCAGATACTCAATAGTGTTTTGAGCAAAAGAGCACTTGGACGGTTTGGCAAACAAATTGTGGTGAGAGAGAGTCTGTAGCACCTCTGTCAATAGAGTAACATGGTCTTCAAGTGTGGgtgagtagatcaaaatatcgtccaTGAAAACCAAAACACCTTTCCGAAGCAAGGGAGAGAAGATTTCATTCATCAATCCCTGGAACGTAGCCGGTGCATTTGTCAGCCCAAACGGCATCACCACAAATTCATATAAGCCCTGGTGAGTTCGAAAGTCTATCTTGTGGATATCTTGGGGTGCCACGCGAATTTGGTGATATCCTGAACGCAAATCCAGTTTAGAAAACCATGACGAACCAGCCAATTCGTCCAACAATTCCTCAACCACCGCATTGGGTGCTTATTTTTCACTGTTAGTGCATTCAGTCGACGATAATCGATACAAAATCGCCATGTGCCATCTTTCTTGCGCACCAACAATACTGAAGAGGCAAAAGGACTAACACTCATGCGTATCAACCCTTTTTGCAACATCTCCTTGATCTGCTTTTCCACCCATTCTTCTGATCAGGAGGCAGTCTGTAAGGCCTAGAATTCACTGGTTGGGCTCCTGGCAGTAACTCAATAGTATGGTCACACCTACGGTGTGGTGGAAGTGTGTCAGATTCCTGGAAGACATGACAGAACTTATCCAAAACTGCTTGAATCTCAGTGGGCAAGCTGGAAGAGACAGCTGCATCGTCAACAACATTAACAGATGCCCCACTATGCTGAGGTGTTCTCTGCAACAGCACCATGTGAGTGACAGCATTACGACGAAGGAGGCCTTTTAACTTGTGAGGTGCCACTGCTCTACAGACCAAACTATCAGGCTGCAGACCTTTGAGAATGATTCTTTTGCCTTCATGTGATAACCTCATTTTCTTATGTTTCCAATGGATCCACATTGGACTATGATCCTCCAGCCAATCAGGCCCAAGAATGATGTCAAAACTGCCCAAGGGTAGTACTCTCTGATTCTGGGTAAACGAGTGGCCTTGAGTCCACCATTGTAAATCCTTGACCACCCCAGCACACTGTATAGTGCCACCATCAGCCACAGTAAATTGTTCAGCCTTGATAGACTGAACTGACAGTTGCAGTTGTTTCACAGTTGCATCACTGATGAAAGAAGAAATACTGCCTGAGTCAACTAACACCAACACTTCTTGTTTGGCAATGAATCCTTGTAACTGCAGAGTTCTTCTCTTGGTTGCTGAGAACTAGCGGAATTATTGACTGCCATGAGAGATGTAGCAGCTGGACTGCCCAAATCACTTTCCACTGAATCCTCATCATCGTCGGAGGAATCAAGCACTTCTAGCAGACCGTCCGTGCACACGGCACCCGCGCACACGGCGCCCGCGCCCTGGTTCGTGGGTTCGGTTCGGCGCGGCGACCGTCCGTCCGCGGGTCCGTCACATCGGTCGCTCCGGTGCGGCGTCAGGTCAGGTGCCTATGGACCAGCGGCGGCTCGGCCCCTGGTCGCTTCGTCCGCCGTCGCAGCCGGCCCAGCCGTGCACCGGCGGGACGGCACCAGCGCGCGCACTCCTGCTGCCCGTCACGAACTGCCCGCGTCGCGCTCGCTGGCAGTACGCGTCGCGAGTGGCGTAGCATGAGGACAAGTCTGGGTCATTAGATATTTAGAAATGTGACAAGTCTGGAAAATAATGCATTATGCATGCAAGTGCTAAAGCCAAAAGCAGACGCAGATAGCACGCATCACTCGCTCGCCCTGCTGTTAGCTGGTGCACGTTGTTTTGTCCAAGCTTTGGTTTTGAGATGAAAGTGCGCGTAGCATGAGGATACCGTGTCGTGTGCAGGCGCCAAGAAAGCGAGAGCAGAGAGGCACCGTTTGAGCAGAGCTGGTTAGTAGGTTGTGTAGGTGTTACCTGCACATACGTTCTTCCGATCTACCAGTACGTGTCTGGCTACTGGGCACGGCCGAGGCTATGTGCCAGCTTCTGATTAGATCTCGGGAAATCGAGACGGGTGTTATCAGCTGCCACTTGCCACGTAGCATCTCTTTTTCAGAGTGGCGGTTGGCACACTGGTAGTATGATCGTCATAACGCGCAATTATTTCTTTGCGAGAGCAAAGTTTATGGTCTCCGCCagcaattatttttttttgtaagaGCAAGATTTATGGTCTCGGCCGGCTGGGAAGTGCCAGATCACCTACTGCGCTGGCGGGCTTTGCTGAGTATTAATTGCACAGCATCAACACTTATTTCACTAGCCGCTCatttcactctctctctcctacTTTCTTTATTTTTCCGTGTGGGATTTCGTCGGCTCTTCACCCGCCTATAATACTTGTTCTAATACGTGATTACCGAATCACTTATAtatctttttaaaaaaacactGCAACGATGATGCACCCTGTTCTACGGACCCCAAACAGATCAGGCGAAACTCCTATTCCTGGATGAATTGCGAGAAGCGCGCACTGCCTGCCCGGGAGCGGGAGCTTCGCTTATATGGGGAGATTTCAATCTCATTTACCAGGCTATTGACAAGAATATTGGCAGACTTAATAGGCGCATGATGAATGCTTTCCGACATTTCATTAGTGAGACTGAGTTGCAAGAACTGCATCTCAAGGGACGCCGTTTTACCTGGTCGAACGAACAGGACACATCGACCTTAGAGAGGCTGGACCGGGTGTTGGTCTCCGAGGGGTGGATGCTGGACCACCCTGACCACGAGCTTTCTGCTTTGTCTTCCGAATGTTCGGATCATGCTCCACTCATTCTCAGAACTGACTACTCGCTGCGCCCCATTTCAAACGCTTCCGTTTCGAGAACTACTGGGCAAAATGCGATGGGTACCTACAGATTGTTGAAGAAGCTTGGAATGCACCACTTCCCTGGTCGAACCTGGCTGTGGATGCGTTCAGAATCCTGGACTTTAAAGTTGCGGAACACAGCTAAGGCCCTCAAGAGCTGGAGCGCGAAAAAGGTTGGGTCCATCAGTCTGCAACTGGCAATTGCCAAAGAAATCGTGTACAGACTTGATTCAGCCCAGGACTACAGACCATTAGCGCCACATGAGCTGACCCTGCGCAGGAAAGCTAAATTGTGCTCCCTGGGCCTTGCCTCCCAGCAACGAACTATGATACGCCAACGTGCTCGTATCACCTTCCTAGCTGAAGGTGACGCCAATACCAAATTCTTCCACTTGCAAGCTTGTCACAGAAGCAGGAAAATTCACACGGCTGATGCAGTGTTGGTAACTGATGATGATTTGGCCTCGGCATTCTTTAATCATTTCAATGACATTTTTGGTTCAAGGGGGGAACAACTCTTGCCACATTAACTTGGATTAGCTTGACCTTCACCCACTGCGTGACACACATTTAGACTATTGCTTCACCGAGGATGAGATTTGGCAAGCCATATCTGATATGCCTGTTGATAAGGCGCCGGGGCCGGATGGTTTTACTGGGCTTTTCTACAAAACGGCCTGGCCTATCATTAAAACAGATATTATTAGAGCTTTTCAAGCTATCTGGTCGCTCGACGGTCACAGCTTTTACTTGGTTAATCAAGCATTCATGGTTCTCTTGCGAAAGAAGCAGGACCCTGCGCTGCCATTGGTGACTATAGGCCTATCAGCCTGATCCACAGCTTCGCCAAGCTGTTTACGAAGGTGCTAGCAAGACGCATTGCCCCACATATGCACAATCTTGTCGCTCACAATCAGAGTGCCTTCATTCAGTCAAGGCTCATTCATGAAAACTATAGAGCGGTCCACTTAACAGCCAGACTTCTACATCAATCCAAGACACCGAGTGCTCTTATCAAGGTGGACATTGCAAAGGCCTTTGACACGAGCTGATGAGTTGGGCCTTTTCAAAGTGCTTCAACCCAAGATCAAGGAAAGAGCATACTTGTACGCTGATGATGTGGTAGCTTTTGTTTCCCCGGTACAATTGGACCTCATGCTCCTGGCCACAATCCTGGACATCTTTGCTGGGGCCTCAGGACTCAAGACCAACTTGGCTAAATGCTTAATCTCTCTGATACAATGCGATTTGGAAGCAACAGTCACCTTGCTGATAGATTTCCCTGCAAAAATTGAACCTTTCCCAATTCGATATCTTGGTATCCCGCTTGGGTTGAGAAAGCTGGCTAAGAACGATCTGCAACCATTGGTGGACAAAGTTGCTAACAGACTACCAATGTGGAAAGAAAACTTGCTGAATAGAGCTGGCCGCACAGTCTTGATTAAGAGCACTCTTTCAGCCATACCAACTCACACGGCCTTAGCAGTTAACCTTTCTCCTTGGGTGATCAAATGCATTGATAAACTTAGGAGAAATTTCCTCTGGTCTAGTGCTGAAAAGGCCAAAAGTGGTCATTGCTTACTTGCTTGGCCACAGGTATGCAGGCCACCTGAGCTTGGAGGGCTAGGTATACCGGACTTGCAGCGTTTTGGTTTTGCATTGCGCATGAGATGGCTTTGGCTCAAACGAACTGATGATCAGAGGTCTTGGTTTCAATTGCCTGCTGAAGTTGAGAGCGAGGTCGAGAGTATGTTTCAGGCATCGATTTATGTCGAGCTTGGTAATGGTGGTAAGGCGCTATTTTGGTCAGATAGATGGCTGCAGGGTAAATCTTTGATTGACCTAGCTCCTTGCCTTGTTGACGCTGTCTGTGATCGTATCAAGAAAAAGAGAACggtggctcaagctctgcagaacAAGCAATGGATCTCGGACATCACAGGAGCTCTCACTGTCCAGGTCCTTCTTGAATGTCTACAGGTTTGGGATCGGTTACAAGGAGTTCAACTTCAGGAGAATCAGCCTGACAAGATTTGTTGGAAGTGGACTTCTGACAAAATGTTTTCCACCTCATCCGCTTATTTGGCCTTTTTCATTGGGCAGCACCCAATCGAGGGAGCAAGGATTCT
The nucleotide sequence above comes from Panicum virgatum strain AP13 chromosome 3K, P.virgatum_v5, whole genome shotgun sequence. Encoded proteins:
- the LOC120698356 gene encoding RING-H2 finger protein ATL74-like gives rise to the protein MVIILAALFFALLFAIGLNSLARCALRCGGRGAAGDAGGRGGGREGAPSASGGASCVRGIKRRALRSIPVEVYGGGGGGLEGGEVAGAPGEEDVCAICLGEFADGEKVRVLPRCGHGFHVPCVDAWLLSRGSCPTCRRPVMDAGRPAAAKAGAAGQSRRRPDGDTIAVVIA